In Bacillus sp. DX3.1, the following proteins share a genomic window:
- a CDS encoding NAD(P)/FAD-dependent oxidoreductase has protein sequence MSKQIVILGAGYGGLLAALNIRKHLSKSEAQVTVINQYPTHQIITELHRLAAGNVSEQAIAMPLEKLFKGLDIDLKIATVDSFSVDKKEVKLAGGTTLTYDALVVGLGSKTAYFGIPGLEENSMVLKSANDANKIYKHIEDRIREYAKTKNEADATILIGGGGLTGVELVGELADIMPKLAKSHGVNPKEVKLLLVEAGPKILPVLPDHLIERATTSLEARGVKFLTGLPVTNVAGNVIDLKDGQKIIANTFVWTGGVQGNPLIGESGLEVNRGRATVNEYLQSTSHKDVFVAGDSAVVFGPEGRPYPPTAQIAWQMGELIGYNLYAYLEGKSFEEFAPVNSGTLASLGRKDAVATIGASSTPLKGLPASLMKEASNVRYLTHIKGLFSLAY, from the coding sequence ATGTCAAAACAAATTGTCATCTTAGGCGCTGGTTATGGCGGACTCCTAGCCGCTTTAAACATTCGCAAACACTTAAGTAAATCTGAAGCACAAGTTACTGTGATCAACCAATATCCAACACATCAAATCATCACAGAACTACATCGCCTTGCAGCAGGAAACGTTTCTGAACAAGCTATCGCAATGCCGCTTGAGAAACTTTTCAAAGGCCTTGATATTGATCTTAAGATCGCAACAGTTGATTCATTTTCAGTAGATAAAAAAGAAGTGAAACTAGCAGGTGGCACTACTTTAACATATGATGCTCTTGTAGTTGGATTAGGAAGTAAAACAGCTTACTTCGGTATTCCAGGACTAGAAGAAAATAGCATGGTATTAAAATCTGCAAATGATGCAAACAAAATTTATAAGCATATTGAAGATCGTATTCGTGAATATGCAAAAACAAAAAATGAAGCTGATGCTACTATCTTAATCGGCGGCGGTGGATTAACTGGTGTTGAGCTAGTTGGTGAACTTGCTGATATTATGCCTAAGCTTGCGAAAAGCCACGGTGTAAATCCGAAAGAAGTAAAACTATTACTTGTAGAAGCAGGTCCAAAGATCCTTCCAGTTTTACCAGATCATTTAATTGAACGTGCAACTACTAGCTTAGAAGCACGCGGTGTTAAATTCTTAACTGGTCTTCCTGTAACAAATGTTGCAGGCAATGTAATCGATTTAAAAGATGGACAAAAAATCATTGCAAATACGTTCGTTTGGACAGGTGGCGTACAAGGTAATCCGTTAATTGGCGAATCAGGTCTTGAAGTAAATCGTGGCCGTGCAACTGTTAACGAATACCTTCAATCTACTTCTCATAAAGACGTATTCGTTGCAGGCGACAGTGCTGTTGTCTTCGGTCCAGAAGGTCGTCCATACCCACCTACTGCACAAATTGCTTGGCAAATGGGCGAACTTATCGGCTACAACTTATACGCATACCTAGAAGGCAAATCGTTTGAAGAGTTTGCACCAGTAAACTCTGGAACACTTGCAAGCCTAGGTCGTAAAGATGCAGTTGCTACAATTGGAGCAAGTTCAACTCCACTTAAAGGGCTTCCAGCATCTCTAATGAAAGAAGCAAGTAACGTTCGTTACTTAACACATATTAAAGGACTATTCAGCTTAGCTTATTAA